The Bacteroidales bacterium genome includes a window with the following:
- a CDS encoding NAD(P)/FAD-dependent oxidoreductase translates to MGFKQITVKVATDYNEESLRKIIGNNLGIRKFSFQVEGKSLDARNRSRIHWLLQVAVVSDELKGGEIPRVESLKIPYRKWQKEILVVGSGPAGFFCAFVLQKAGFNTTLIERGSEVLKRSRSILSFERNADFDPINNYAFGEGGAGTFSDGKLTSRSKHISLERQFILSSYIQAGAPDEIAYMTYPHLGTDNLKKIVKYLRTEYENLGGKMMFETMLEDIRVKDGKVTEAITSAGVIPLDALFIAPGHSAYETYRMLMRRGVAFRTKNFAIGSRMEHPQEIINLAQWGKAKLPGVKAAEYRLTSQADGKHQVYSFCMCPGGMVVPATAYAGSNIVNGMSYFKRDGRFANAACVAGIHPDELAGKELTPFEALDWLGNLEKHFFQYSKGYAAPACSINDFIEGKSRKSNLESSFPLGLKPAPLWELLPKNVVKAMRAGLIDFSRKMKGFETGNLIGLESKTSSPIQVIREAGGLCLGFENLYLIGEGSGYAGGIISSAADGVKAGMGLLEKEQ, encoded by the coding sequence ATGGGTTTCAAACAAATAACTGTTAAAGTTGCTACAGACTACAACGAAGAGTCATTGCGTAAGATCATTGGCAACAATCTCGGGATCAGAAAGTTTTCTTTCCAGGTTGAAGGCAAAAGCCTGGATGCCAGGAACAGAAGCCGTATACACTGGCTGCTGCAAGTAGCAGTAGTTTCTGATGAACTCAAAGGAGGAGAAATACCCCGCGTTGAATCACTTAAAATCCCTTACCGCAAATGGCAAAAAGAAATTCTGGTGGTGGGCAGCGGCCCGGCTGGGTTTTTCTGCGCGTTTGTGTTGCAAAAGGCGGGGTTCAACACCACATTGATTGAGCGCGGTTCGGAAGTATTGAAAAGGAGCCGCAGCATTTTAAGTTTCGAGCGCAATGCTGATTTTGATCCAATAAACAATTATGCTTTCGGCGAAGGCGGTGCGGGAACTTTCTCGGATGGCAAGCTTACTTCGCGATCCAAACATATTTCCCTGGAACGTCAGTTCATTCTTTCGAGCTATATCCAGGCCGGTGCACCTGATGAAATTGCTTATATGACTTATCCTCACCTTGGAACCGACAACCTGAAGAAAATTGTTAAGTACCTGCGAACCGAGTATGAAAACCTTGGTGGGAAAATGATGTTTGAAACTATGCTTGAAGATATTCGGGTGAAAGATGGCAAAGTAACCGAAGCAATCACTTCAGCGGGAGTAATTCCGCTTGATGCATTATTTATCGCCCCCGGCCATTCGGCTTACGAGACTTACCGCATGCTTATGCGCCGTGGTGTTGCTTTCCGAACCAAGAATTTCGCCATTGGCAGCCGCATGGAACACCCGCAGGAAATCATCAACCTGGCGCAATGGGGCAAGGCAAAATTACCGGGAGTGAAAGCTGCAGAATACCGGCTGACTTCCCAGGCGGATGGTAAGCACCAGGTTTATTCTTTTTGTATGTGCCCGGGAGGCATGGTTGTTCCGGCAACGGCTTATGCCGGATCAAACATTGTAAACGGCATGAGCTATTTTAAACGCGATGGCCGTTTTGCCAATGCCGCCTGCGTTGCAGGCATACACCCCGATGAGCTTGCCGGAAAAGAACTCACACCTTTTGAAGCCCTTGACTGGCTTGGAAATCTTGAAAAGCATTTTTTTCAATATTCTAAAGGCTATGCTGCGCCAGCCTGCAGCATCAATGATTTTATTGAAGGGAAGAGCCGCAAATCTAACCTTGAAAGCAGCTTCCCGCTGGGATTGAAACCAGCGCCTTTGTGGGAACTCCTGCCCAAAAATGTAGTCAAAGCAATGCGCGCCGGCCTGATTGATTTTTCCAGAAAAATGAAAGGTTTTGAAACCGGCAATCTTATAGGCCTCGAAAGCAAAACCTCATCGCCCATTCAGGTTATCCGGGAAGCAGGCGGATTATGTTTAGGTTTTGAGAACCTTTATCTGATAGGCGAAGGCAGCGGCTATGCGGGAGGGATCATTTCGAGTGCAGCGGATGGGGTGAAGGCGGGGATGGGGCTTTTAGAAAAGGAACAGTAG
- a CDS encoding NAD(P)/FAD-dependent oxidoreductase: MPEKNRQTTYDVIVIGAGAAGLIAAGHAAQQGAKVVLLEKMRRAGRKLLITGKGRCNITNNSPKSVFYKNIFPQGRFLQHAFDAFFTEDILKIMHDQGVETTTERGDRVFPVSNLAADVVNALISWMGKKNIETMYEARVSGLLIEENAVVGVRTLVNGISKEFFGKRVIICTGGKSYPATGSTGDGYALAKQVGHTINEVRPALVPLVTKGDIAEKLQGLGLKNVNAVVWVNGKKAAEEFGELMFAHYGLSGPIILTLSRHVVEELYKNHKVVIGIDLKPALDEKKLDVRLLRDINEHGKKQLENIFRLWLPAKLIPVFLEQLEMDGNKLCHQVTAKERRKILLLMKDFRFEVTGHPGFKEAIITSGGVNLTEINPKTMESKLAPNLYFAGEVVDLDGTTGGFNLQLAFSTGWLAAELS; this comes from the coding sequence ATGCCTGAGAAAAATAGACAAACCACCTATGATGTAATTGTGATTGGCGCCGGCGCGGCTGGCTTGATTGCGGCAGGCCATGCCGCACAGCAGGGCGCAAAGGTAGTTTTACTGGAAAAAATGCGGAGGGCGGGGCGCAAGCTGCTGATAACCGGCAAAGGGCGTTGCAACATCACCAACAATTCCCCGAAATCTGTTTTTTATAAAAATATTTTCCCGCAGGGCCGGTTTTTACAACATGCTTTTGATGCGTTCTTTACTGAAGATATTCTGAAGATCATGCACGACCAGGGCGTGGAAACCACCACCGAACGCGGAGACCGGGTTTTTCCTGTAAGCAACCTGGCAGCCGATGTGGTGAACGCCCTTATAAGCTGGATGGGCAAAAAGAATATCGAAACCATGTATGAAGCCAGAGTCAGTGGATTGCTCATTGAAGAAAATGCAGTTGTTGGAGTTCGAACTTTGGTGAATGGAATCAGTAAAGAGTTTTTTGGCAAAAGAGTTATCATCTGCACTGGTGGCAAATCTTATCCTGCAACCGGCTCCACCGGTGATGGTTATGCGTTGGCAAAACAGGTGGGTCATACCATCAATGAAGTAAGACCGGCGCTTGTACCCCTGGTTACCAAAGGCGATATTGCCGAGAAACTTCAGGGACTTGGATTGAAAAACGTGAATGCCGTGGTTTGGGTCAACGGAAAAAAGGCTGCTGAAGAATTTGGCGAACTGATGTTTGCGCATTACGGCCTCAGCGGGCCAATCATTCTCACACTCAGCCGACATGTTGTGGAAGAGTTATACAAGAATCACAAAGTCGTAATTGGCATTGATCTGAAACCGGCGCTTGATGAAAAGAAACTGGATGTCCGTCTTTTGCGCGATATCAATGAACATGGCAAAAAACAGCTTGAAAATATTTTCAGGCTTTGGTTACCGGCCAAATTAATCCCCGTTTTTCTTGAACAACTTGAAATGGATGGCAACAAACTCTGCCACCAGGTAACAGCAAAGGAACGTCGAAAAATATTGCTGCTGATGAAAGACTTCAGGTTTGAAGTTACAGGTCATCCGGGGTTTAAAGAAGCTATCATTACTTCAGGTGGTGTGAACCTTACCGAGATCAATCCAAAAACAATGGAATCAAAACTGGCCCCCAACCTGTATTTTGCTGGCGAAGTCGTTGACCTTGACGGAACCACAGGGGGATTTAATTTGCAGTTGGCGTTTTCCACGGGTTGGCTGGCGGCGGAACTAAGTTGA
- a CDS encoding cation-transporting P-type ATPase — translation MENATQNKQSWHAIEAGDALQKLQSDQEKGLNDNEAKERLEKYGKNEIPKGKKRSWWFRLLMQFHNILIYVLIAAAIITALMEHWIDMWVILAVVIINALIGFVQEGKAEKALESIREMLSLEAIVIRDGENKTIEAENLVPGDMVRLKSGDKIPADIRIVQSRDFRVEESPLTGESSAVEKTSEPVDENAIPSDRTSMAFSGTVVTYGKASGVVTATGSNTEIGKINEMISGVEKITTPLLQQIEKFGKWLSIIILGVTAAFFAFGYFFRDYSLNNLFLAAIGLIVASIPEGLPAIMTITLAMGVQRMAKRNAIIRRLPSVETLGAVNVICSDKTGTLTRNEMMARTIITAEKEYHVEGTGYEPEGKFMHNNKEVGPEEEKVLWQLLRTVRTSNNSEIGKDDEGKWKLTGTPTEGATLTMSYKAGLKDFKPERIDSIPFESDHKYMATLNKVDDDVIIFMTGAPERLLEMCSKQYTADGEQDIDNDYWEKKMVEVAAKGQRLLAAAFNVTDKNRKELEKDDLESNKVFLGLIGIIDPPREEAIEAIKECKAAGVEVKMITGDHAITAKAIGKEIGIGDGDKVITGKELEEKSDDQLREVVKEYDVYARTSPEHKLRLVTALQENGKLVAMTGDGVNDAPALKKANIGIAMGIKGTEVTKDASEMVLADDNFASIVNAIEEGRTVYDNIRKALLFILPTNGAEALVLMSAIVLGIIMPITPAQILWVNMVTAITLALALSFEPMEDKVMERHPRKSDEPILGKLFIWRISFVSILIGGLTLVVFNLMRNSGLDDVAARTIAVNTLVAGQLFYLFNCRSIKSPSLGKDFFNNRYAFIATGALILLQMLFVYAPFMNTFFNTSPIGAAYWLYPLGAGLAVFVLVEIEKWVIGKITKDSSR, via the coding sequence ATGGAAAATGCCACGCAGAATAAACAAAGCTGGCATGCAATAGAAGCCGGCGATGCGCTCCAAAAACTACAATCCGACCAGGAAAAAGGGTTGAATGATAACGAAGCAAAAGAACGCCTTGAGAAATATGGGAAAAATGAAATCCCCAAAGGAAAAAAACGTAGCTGGTGGTTTCGCCTGCTGATGCAATTTCACAATATACTCATCTATGTTTTAATTGCCGCTGCAATCATTACAGCGTTGATGGAACATTGGATTGATATGTGGGTGATATTGGCAGTAGTCATCATCAATGCCCTTATTGGGTTCGTACAGGAAGGAAAGGCCGAGAAAGCTCTGGAAAGCATCCGCGAAATGCTTTCCCTAGAAGCAATTGTAATAAGGGATGGGGAAAACAAAACCATTGAAGCTGAAAATCTGGTTCCCGGCGACATGGTAAGGCTTAAATCAGGGGATAAAATCCCTGCCGATATCCGGATCGTGCAATCAAGGGATTTCAGGGTAGAGGAATCCCCACTGACCGGCGAATCATCCGCTGTTGAAAAAACATCTGAACCGGTAGATGAAAATGCCATTCCTAGCGATAGAACTTCGATGGCATTTTCAGGAACTGTAGTAACTTATGGTAAAGCCTCAGGTGTAGTAACCGCAACCGGGTCAAATACTGAAATCGGTAAAATAAATGAAATGATTTCGGGTGTTGAAAAAATAACCACCCCTTTGTTACAGCAGATTGAAAAATTTGGCAAATGGCTGTCGATAATAATCCTGGGGGTTACAGCGGCATTCTTTGCATTCGGGTATTTTTTCCGCGATTACAGCTTAAACAACCTCTTCCTTGCCGCCATCGGCCTGATAGTAGCCTCAATCCCGGAAGGTTTGCCGGCTATTATGACCATCACCCTCGCCATGGGTGTGCAGCGCATGGCCAAACGCAATGCCATTATCAGGCGCTTGCCATCGGTTGAAACCCTGGGTGCGGTGAACGTAATCTGCTCTGACAAAACAGGAACCCTTACACGCAACGAGATGATGGCCCGAACCATTATTACTGCCGAAAAGGAATACCATGTGGAAGGCACGGGTTATGAACCCGAAGGCAAATTCATGCACAACAACAAGGAAGTTGGTCCGGAAGAGGAAAAGGTTTTATGGCAATTGTTGAGAACCGTTCGAACCAGTAATAATTCTGAGATCGGCAAGGATGATGAAGGCAAATGGAAGCTGACCGGTACACCCACTGAGGGCGCTACGCTTACAATGAGTTATAAAGCCGGTTTGAAAGATTTCAAGCCCGAACGCATTGACAGCATTCCGTTTGAATCGGATCATAAATATATGGCCACACTAAACAAGGTAGATGATGATGTGATCATTTTCATGACCGGCGCCCCGGAACGGCTGCTTGAAATGTGCAGCAAACAATATACTGCTGATGGCGAACAAGATATTGACAACGACTACTGGGAGAAAAAGATGGTAGAAGTGGCAGCAAAAGGACAGCGGCTTCTGGCAGCGGCTTTCAATGTAACGGACAAAAACAGGAAAGAGCTGGAAAAGGATGACCTTGAGAGCAATAAGGTTTTTCTTGGTTTGATAGGTATCATTGACCCTCCCCGCGAAGAAGCCATTGAAGCGATCAAAGAATGTAAAGCAGCAGGGGTGGAAGTTAAAATGATCACTGGCGATCATGCTATCACGGCCAAAGCCATCGGCAAGGAAATTGGCATAGGCGACGGTGACAAAGTAATTACCGGCAAGGAACTGGAAGAAAAAAGCGATGACCAACTCAGGGAGGTTGTGAAAGAATATGATGTGTATGCACGAACCAGTCCCGAACATAAACTGCGGCTTGTAACAGCCCTACAGGAAAATGGCAAACTCGTTGCCATGACCGGCGATGGCGTGAACGACGCCCCGGCACTGAAAAAGGCAAACATTGGCATTGCCATGGGCATAAAAGGAACAGAAGTTACGAAAGATGCTTCAGAAATGGTACTGGCCGATGATAATTTCGCTTCCATTGTAAACGCTATCGAAGAAGGCCGGACTGTGTATGATAATATCCGCAAAGCGCTTTTATTCATCCTGCCAACCAATGGCGCTGAAGCGCTGGTTCTGATGTCGGCTATCGTGCTTGGCATCATCATGCCTATTACCCCTGCCCAAATTTTGTGGGTAAATATGGTGACTGCCATTACGCTTGCCCTTGCGCTTTCCTTCGAACCTATGGAAGACAAGGTAATGGAACGACATCCACGAAAATCAGATGAGCCGATCCTCGGCAAATTGTTTATTTGGCGGATCTCCTTTGTTTCAATACTAATTGGCGGTCTGACCCTGGTCGTTTTCAACCTGATGCGCAACAGCGGCCTCGACGATGTTGCTGCACGAACTATCGCTGTGAACACTCTTGTAGCCGGACAGTTGTTTTACCTTTTCAATTGCCGGTCCATCAAATCGCCCAGCCTGGGGAAGGATTTCTTCAACAACAGATATGCATTCATCGCCACAGGCGCGCTCATCCTCCTGCAAATGCTGTTTGTGTATGCTCCTTTTATGAACACTTTCTTCAACACCTCCCCCATTGGCGCCGCTTACTGGCTTTATCCACTTGGAGCAGGGCTTGCAGTGTTTGTATTGGTTGAGATTGAGAAGTGGGTGATTGGGAAGATAACAAAAGATAGCAGCAGGTAA
- a CDS encoding polyphosphate kinase 2 family protein has protein sequence MENIAARELIVSKPVTLTEIPTNIETAYSKKEKKKSLKKIAKKLSELQDTMYAHNRYGVLVCIQGMDTSGKDSLIREVFSKCNPRGVVVHSFKTPSRNELQHDYLWRHYIALPEKGKYAIFNRSHYENVLVTRVNPKYLLFENIPGIEKVKDVPADFWEKRYNQIRNFEQHITQNGIIVFKFFLHLSKEEQRQRLLRRLEKENKNWKFEPSDLTERKLWDEYIKYNEEAINKTSLPHAPWHIIPADDKKLARYLVAKVIYEKMAQHTDITEPQLDSNILENIEMYKAKLASNVL, from the coding sequence ATGGAAAATATAGCAGCCCGGGAATTAATAGTGAGCAAGCCGGTAACCTTAACCGAAATACCCACCAATATAGAAACTGCCTATTCGAAGAAGGAAAAGAAAAAGTCGCTAAAAAAAATTGCTAAAAAGCTCAGTGAGCTTCAGGATACGATGTATGCCCACAACCGTTATGGTGTGCTGGTTTGCATACAGGGTATGGATACATCCGGCAAAGACAGCCTGATCAGGGAAGTGTTCAGCAAGTGCAATCCTCGTGGAGTAGTAGTTCACAGCTTTAAGACGCCTTCCCGGAATGAGCTTCAACACGATTATTTATGGAGGCACTATATTGCCTTGCCTGAAAAAGGAAAGTATGCAATCTTCAACCGCAGCCATTATGAAAACGTGCTTGTAACAAGGGTAAACCCGAAGTACTTACTTTTCGAGAATATTCCCGGAATAGAAAAGGTAAAGGATGTACCTGCCGATTTTTGGGAAAAACGATATAACCAGATCAGGAATTTTGAACAGCACATTACACAAAATGGAATTATTGTCTTTAAATTTTTTCTGCATTTAAGTAAAGAAGAGCAAAGGCAGAGATTGTTGAGAAGACTTGAGAAAGAAAATAAAAACTGGAAGTTCGAACCCAGCGATTTAACGGAAAGAAAATTGTGGGATGAATATATCAAGTATAACGAGGAAGCAATCAACAAAACATCATTGCCGCATGCACCCTGGCATATTATCCCTGCCGACGATAAGAAATTAGCAAGATACCTGGTGGCAAAAGTTATTTATGAAAAAATGGCTCAACACACTGATATTACTGAACCACAGCTGGATAGCAACATTCTTGAAAATATTGAGATGTACAAAGCAAAGCTGGCCAGCAATGTTCTTTAA